In Mytilus edulis chromosome 6, xbMytEdul2.2, whole genome shotgun sequence, the following proteins share a genomic window:
- the LOC139529006 gene encoding toll-like receptor 4: protein MVETSNKTCQFESRCLCTLINQNMIKADCAGKGLKTIPKLPVNLKNISLSSNFISRIEKLTFEASEYLLYLDLSDNRIRELSELSFQGLSKLETLTISNNPFYHSAISINIFKPLGSLLHLTLKRNFRQQFSLNVSALVRLNTLKIDAVSYDNDQFGVEYANLRLLQEVDVSGSSGYCTLKILTPDTFKYIPYVERLDLSECGINAIWIATFKGLIHLKYLDLSYNKCLRFRGFANVTQDLPSTSLKILKINKIHQTFDLNTILTKCVLEPLQSTNITQIYINSNRLQLFEKGAIDFFPKTLKILSIADNELIFYGNYVADFIKLTVHEVNMSYMGMSHFLKNRDETCDHTLVTTSRCSYNPDVYTKLAIKRPNMNNGTSFSFFSSLGSDTVFFPYNLRIFHLRECKLRYYLPDMTFTENLLRYADLSSNTFYDWQGPLGNLNQLKFLNLSNNYCSKVSIRFFTGMPNLTTLLVQSNLLGFVIPSDKNGKILAPLANLKVLNLADNRIPSLPSVLFNAQTQLHTLNLSGNMLETATFEIKHMTKLSHLDISNNRLSVLDTFFTKQLDLLSSFVPGLTVELSGNPIKCSCESIEFIEWLSITKVRVQSLLHQDCRSLQMHLNSSRVIYEYLKKKCSSYTTTIVAVGSWVAIFAFVIIAGIIYRYRWKLRYAYYIVKGKHHGQIKPLRTDDDFQYDAFVSYADEDETFVHRKFLKYLEDDRNIRCCVHKRDFLAGNDIATNISNFGHHDWLIKLSYLTSAIHNSRKTVVILSQHFLQSDWCLFEFNMAKMESIYSRSKENIILLVFLEQIASKDLPLNILELIQSKSYIEYPNDEYGDVVFWDKLKETLSV from the exons ATGGTTGAGACTTCGAATAAAACTTGTCAGTTTGAGAGTCGATGTTTATGTACATTGATAAACCAAAATATGATTAAAGCTGACTGTGCTGGAAAAGGTCTTAAAACTATTCCAAAACTTCCCGTCAATTTGAAAAACATATCGCTTTCGAGTAACTTTATCTCTAGAATTGAAAAGTTGACATTTGAAGCGAGCGAATACCTTCTTTACTTGGACTTGTCAGACAATAGAATTCGTGAACTGTCAGAATTATCTTTTCAGGGTCTCTCGAAACTGGAAACCTTAACTATCAGCAATAACCCTTTCTATCATTCCGCTATTTCGATAAATATTTTCAAGCCATTAGGATCCCTGCTGCATCTGACGCTAAAACGAAATTTCAGACAGCAGTTTTCGCTCAATGTTTCAGCGTTGGTGAGACTCAATACTTTAAAAATAGATGCTGTATCTTATGATAATGATCAATTTGGTGTGGAATATGCCAATCTCCGTTTACTTCAAGAAGTGGACGTGTCTGGTTCCTCTGGATACTGTACACTGAAAATTCTTACACCagatacatttaaatatattccTTATGTTGAACGGCTAGATTTGAGCGAGTGTGGTATCAATGCGATATGGATCGCAACCTTTAAAGGTTTAATTCATTTGAAATATCTAGATTTATCGTACAACAAATGCCTTAGATTTAGAGGATTTGCAAATGTGACACAGGATTTACCATCAACCtcattgaaaattttgaaaattaacaaaattcaTCAAACTTTTGATTTGAACACAATACTGACTAAGTGCGTACTCGAGCCTCTGCAAAGTACCAATATAACACAGATATACATTAACAGCAATCGGCTACAGCTTTTCGAAAAGGGTGCAattgatttttttccaaaaactttaaaaatattgtcAATCGCTGACAACGAATTAATTTTCTACGGAAATTACGTTGCCGACTTTATCAAATTGACCGTTCACGAGGTAAATATGTCGTACATGGGAATGTCACATTTCTTGAAGAATCGTGACGAGACTTGTGATCATACACTCGTCACCACTTCACGTTGCAGTTACAACCCCGACGTGTACACGAAACTTGCAATCAAAAGACCCAACATGAACAATGGTACCAGCTTCTCCTTTTTTAGTTCGTTAGGTAGTGATACTGTGTTTTTTCCATACAATTTAAGGATATTTCACTTGAGAGAATGCAAGTTACGGTACTACCTTCCGGATATGACGTTTACTGAAAATTTGTTGAGGTACGCCGATTTGTCTTCCAACACCTTTTATGACTGGCAAGGTCCACTTGGGAATCTAAATCAATTGAAATTCTTAAACTTATCAAATAACTATTGTTCCAAAGTATCTATAAGATTCTTTACAGGAATGCCAAACCTTACAACCCTTTTAGTACAAAGCAATCTATTAGGATTTGTAATACCAAGCGATAAAAACGGAAAAATACTAGCACCACTTGCCAACCTTAAAGTGCTAAATTTGGCTGACAATAGAATTCCAAGCTTGCCATCAGTCTTATTTAATGCCCAAACACAGTTACACACGTTAAATTTGAGCGGGAATATGCTTGAAACTGCTACATTCGAAATAAAACATATGACAAAACTTTCACATTTAGACATATCAAATAATAGACTTTCTGTTCTGGACACTTTTTTTACAAAACAGTTAGATCTCCTCTCATCATTTGTTCCAGGCTTGACTGTTGAATTATCGGGTAATCCCATTAAATGTTCTTGCGAATCAATTGAGTTTATTGAGTGGTTGTCAATAACAAAAGTTCGTGTTCAAAGCTTGTTGCACCAAGATTGTCGATCTcttcaaatgcatttgaatagtTCAAGAGTCATTTACGAATATTTGAAGAAGAAATGCTCCTCATATACGACAACAATAGTCGCTGTCGGATCATGGGTCGCCATTTTTGCATTTGTCATAATTGCTGGAATTATTTATCGCTACAGATGGAAGCTTCGCTATGCTTATTATATAGTGAAAGGCAAACATCATGGTCAAATCAAACCTCTTAGAACAGACGATGATTTCCAGTACGATGCCTTCGTTTCTTACGCCGACGAAGATGAGACATTTGTTCATAGAAAGTTCCTAAAATATTTGGAGGACGATCGAAATATAAGGTGTTGTGTGCACAAAAGAGACTTTTTGGCCGGAAATGATATCGCAACTAACAT ctcaaattttgggcaccatgattggttaataaaattatcttatctaACATCCGCCATTCATAACAGCCGTAAAACGGTTGTAATATTGTCGCAACATTTCTTACAATCTGATTGGTGTCTGTTTGAATTTAATATGGCAAAAATGGAGAGTATCTATTCAAGAAGTAAAGAAAACATTATATTGCTCGTGTTCCTTGAACAAATAGCATCTAAAGATCTACCATTGAATATTTTGGAACTTATCCAATCAAAATCGTACATAGAGTATCCAAACGACGAATACGGTGATGTCGTATTCTGGGATAAACTCAAGGAGACATTGTCAGTCTAA